The following proteins come from a genomic window of Carassius carassius chromosome 10, fCarCar2.1, whole genome shotgun sequence:
- the LOC132151383 gene encoding pyridoxal phosphate phosphatase PHOSPHO2-like: MKTLVVFDFDHTIVDDNSDTWVIRSAPEQTLPDWLKKYYQRGRWTEYMSRVLTYIGDQSVRPEHMRAVMESIPFTDGMIELLTFISDNKKDIDCIIISDSNSIFIDWVLHASGLKSAVDDVFTNPASIDARGYMTVRCFHAHDCEHCPLNLCKRRVLHDFKEKQAKAGVHYERICYIGDGGNDFCPIKELKEGDIAMPRKGFTLEKLLCKALSEGSESLPAKIMPWASGNEIFRELRALIE; this comes from the coding sequence atgAAAACCTTAGTAGTGTTCGACTTCGATCACACTATAGTGGATGACAACAGCGACACATGGGTGATCCGCTCCGCTCCTGAGCAGACGTTACCGGACTGGCTGAAGAAGTACTACCAGAGAGGCCGCTGGACCGAGTACATGTCTCGAGTCTTGACCTACATCGGTGACCAGTCCGTGCGGCCGGAGCACATGCGCGCGGTGATGGAGAGCATCCCGTTCACCGACGGCATGATCGAGCTCCTGACCTTCATATCTGACAACAAGAAAGACATCGACTGCATCATAATCTCCGATTCCAACAGCATCTTCATAGACTGGGTTTTGCATGCATCAGGGTTGAAGTCTGCTGTGGATGACGTCTTCACCAACCCTGCCAGCATCGATGCGCGCGGCTACATGACCGTGCGCTGCTTCCACGCGCATGACTGCGAGCACTGTCCTCTAAACCTGTGCAAGAGGCGGGTGCTGCATGATTTCAAAGAGAAGCAAGCTAAGGCTGGTGTGCATTACGAGAGGATTTGCTATATAGGAGATGGAGGAAATGACTTTTGCCCCATTAAAGAATTGAAAGAAGGGGATATTGCAATGCCTAGGAAAGGATTCACCCTTGAGAAACTGTTGTGCAAAGCCCTTTCAGAGGGTTCAGAATCACTCCCGGCGAAAATCATGCCCTGGGCTAGTGGCAATGAAATCTTCAGGGAACTAAGAGCTCTGATTGAGTAA
- the ppig gene encoding peptidyl-prolyl cis-trans isomerase G isoform X1, with product MGVKAQRPRCFFDFGISNVPAGRVVVELFSEACPKTCENFRCLCTGEKGIGKTTQKPLHYKGSLFHRIVKDFMIQGGDFSEGNGRGGESIYGGFFEDESFSMKHTKDFLLSMANRGKDTNGSQFFITTKPTPHLDGIHVVFGQVISGQEVIRMIESQKTDANSRPYAEVKVLNCGELVPKSKAKKEKKKHQSSSESDGDSSSDSSTDSEESEKEKKRRKKHKKEHKKKKEQKHKKKDKKGSDEEEADPQSLSTVRPEEVPPIPENRFLMRRSPQKAKEEEQGKEKEDSGKDRQRERDRERERERDRPMTNSRPTRTRLVMTRSGRRIKGRGPRRYRTPSRSRSRSWDRFRRSETPPHWRQEMQRTQKAKPNTAATQERWIKGDKGDMSEVKTQANEPATENKAARQEEAKKKSEREKRDAKRDKSHSPSRGRDRKRDKHRSKSRDRDARKKTDDDAVKKKARSRSKSKEKKREKEKHSKADDKRGRSSSKDKKEKDAKEREKEGEQKDRSKERTKHPEGNDKDKLKDVEKKKNGEQRLDRSRSREKVRDASRRSRSRGRDKHGQSHERGRDRRHSSSRDRRSTRRSRSREPDRRDRGRDAEDRNKRKSTDESKSKESRGRDRSSQRQRSRERDDRQSGRKKKEKSDSGSSDSESDAEKQKKRKRSESPKSKERAKDKSKSPSKNAKKKDSSSSDSD from the exons ATGGGGGTGAAGGCACAGCGTCCTCGCTGCTTCTTTGACTTTGGCATCAGTAATGTGCCAG CAGGACGAGTGGTCGTGGAGCTGTTCTCTGAGGCGTGTCCTAAGACATGTGAAAACTTCCGCTGCCTGTGCACAG GTGAGAAAGGAATTGGCAAGACCACCCAGAAACCCTTGCACTACAAAGGAAGTCTGTTTCACAGGATAGTAAAGGACTTTATGATACAAGGAGGAGACTTCAGTGAAG GGAATGGCAGAGGTGGTGAATCTATATATGGAGGTTTCTTTGAAG aTGAGAGCTTCTCAATGAAACATACCAAAGATTTCCTGCTGTCGATGGCAAACCGAGGGAAGGACACCAATGGCTCACAGTTCTTTAT AACTACAAAACCAACTCCTCACTTGGATGG AATTCATGTGGTGTTTGGTCAGGTGATCTCCGGCCAGGAGGTGATCCGGATGATCGAGAGTCAGAAGACAGATGCCAACAGCCGACCCTACGCAGAGGTCAAAGTGCTCAACTGTGGGGAACTTGTTCCAAAATCAAAAG caaagaaagaaaagaagaagcaTCAGTCATCCAGCGAGAGTGATGGTGACTCTTCCTCAGACAGCTCCACAGACTCAGAGGAATCAGAGAAGGAAAAGAAACGGCGCAAGAAACATAAGAAGGAacacaagaaaaagaaagaacagaaACACAAGAAGAAAGACAAGAAAGG GTCTGATGAGGAAGAGGCTGATCCCCAATCCTTGTCGACCGTCCGCCCAGAGGAAGTCCCGCCCATTCCAGAAAACCGCTTCCTAATGAGGCGAAGCCCCCAGAAGGCCAAAGAAGAGGAGCAAGGGAAAGAAAAGGAGGACTCTGGgaaagacagacaaagagaaagagaccgggagagagagagggaaagggaCAG ACCCATGACAAACTCACGGCCAACCCGCACGAGACTGGTGATGACCAGGTCAGGGCGCAGAATTAAAGGAAGAGGACCGAGG cgCTACCGGACACCATCTAGATCTCGCTCGCGTTCATGGGATCGGTTTCGCCGGAGTGAGACGCCTCCACACTGGAGACAGGAAATGCAAAGGACACAGAAAGCTAAACCCAACACAGCCGCAACCCAGGAACGATGGATCAAGGGGGACAA AGGCGATATGTCAGAGGTAAAGACACAAGCCAATGAGCCAGCCACCGAGAACAAAGCTGCACGGCAAGAAGAAGCAAAAAAGAAGTCTGAACGAGAAAAGAGAGATGCAAAGCGGGACAAATCGCACAGTCCCTCCCGAGGAAGAGACAGGAAGAGGGACAAACATCGCTCCAAAAGCAGAGATAGGGATGCACGGAAAAAGACAGATGATGATGCAGTAAAAAAGAAAGCTCGCAGTCGGAGCAAGAGCaaagaaaagaagagagagaaggaAAAGCACAGCAAAGCGGATGATAAGCGAGGACGCTCAAGCAGCAAAGACAAGAAAGAGAAAGATGCCAAAGAGCGAGAGAAGGAGGGTGAACAAAAAGACAGAAGCAAAGAAAGAACCAAACATCCTGAAGGGAATGATAAGGATAAGTTGAAGGATGTGGAAAAGAAGAAGAATGGAGAGCAGCGACTTGACCGATCTAGAAGCAGAGAAAAGGTTCGTGATGCATCACGCCGGTCCAGATCCAGAGGCCGCGACAAGCATGGCCAATCACATGAGCGAGGCCGTGACCGACGCCACAGCAGCAGTCGAGACAGAAGATCAACTCGCCGGTCGAGAAGCAGAGAGCCAGACAGACGAGACCGCGGGAGAGACGCAGAAGACAGAAACAAGAGGAAGAGTACAGACGAGTCAAAGAGCAAAGAGAGCAGAGGACGAGACAGGAGCTCCCAGAGACAGAGAAGCCGAGAGCGAGATGATCGACAGAGCGGcaggaagaagaaagaaaagagtgacagTGGAAGCAGCGATTCAGAGAGCGATGCCGAGaaacagaagaaaagaaaaaggagcGAGAGTCCGAAATCTAAAGAGAGAGCGAAGGACAAATCTAAAAGTCCAAGTAAAAATGCGAAGAAAAAGGACTCCTCTTCCAGTGACAGCGACTGA
- the ppig gene encoding peptidyl-prolyl cis-trans isomerase G isoform X2: MAHSSLYLYLHSASLFCVPDHRTTKPTPHLDGIHVVFGQVISGQEVIRMIESQKTDANSRPYAEVKVLNCGELVPKSKAKKEKKKHQSSSESDGDSSSDSSTDSEESEKEKKRRKKHKKEHKKKKEQKHKKKDKKGSDEEEADPQSLSTVRPEEVPPIPENRFLMRRSPQKAKEEEQGKEKEDSGKDRQRERDRERERERDRPMTNSRPTRTRLVMTRSGRRIKGRGPRRYRTPSRSRSRSWDRFRRSETPPHWRQEMQRTQKAKPNTAATQERWIKGDKGDMSEVKTQANEPATENKAARQEEAKKKSEREKRDAKRDKSHSPSRGRDRKRDKHRSKSRDRDARKKTDDDAVKKKARSRSKSKEKKREKEKHSKADDKRGRSSSKDKKEKDAKEREKEGEQKDRSKERTKHPEGNDKDKLKDVEKKKNGEQRLDRSRSREKVRDASRRSRSRGRDKHGQSHERGRDRRHSSSRDRRSTRRSRSREPDRRDRGRDAEDRNKRKSTDESKSKESRGRDRSSQRQRSRERDDRQSGRKKKEKSDSGSSDSESDAEKQKKRKRSESPKSKERAKDKSKSPSKNAKKKDSSSSDSD, translated from the exons ATGGCTCACAGTTCTTTAT atttatatttacattCTGCCTCACTGTTTTGTGTCCCTGACCATAGAACTACAAAACCAACTCCTCACTTGGATGG AATTCATGTGGTGTTTGGTCAGGTGATCTCCGGCCAGGAGGTGATCCGGATGATCGAGAGTCAGAAGACAGATGCCAACAGCCGACCCTACGCAGAGGTCAAAGTGCTCAACTGTGGGGAACTTGTTCCAAAATCAAAAG caaagaaagaaaagaagaagcaTCAGTCATCCAGCGAGAGTGATGGTGACTCTTCCTCAGACAGCTCCACAGACTCAGAGGAATCAGAGAAGGAAAAGAAACGGCGCAAGAAACATAAGAAGGAacacaagaaaaagaaagaacagaaACACAAGAAGAAAGACAAGAAAGG GTCTGATGAGGAAGAGGCTGATCCCCAATCCTTGTCGACCGTCCGCCCAGAGGAAGTCCCGCCCATTCCAGAAAACCGCTTCCTAATGAGGCGAAGCCCCCAGAAGGCCAAAGAAGAGGAGCAAGGGAAAGAAAAGGAGGACTCTGGgaaagacagacaaagagaaagagaccgggagagagagagggaaagggaCAG ACCCATGACAAACTCACGGCCAACCCGCACGAGACTGGTGATGACCAGGTCAGGGCGCAGAATTAAAGGAAGAGGACCGAGG cgCTACCGGACACCATCTAGATCTCGCTCGCGTTCATGGGATCGGTTTCGCCGGAGTGAGACGCCTCCACACTGGAGACAGGAAATGCAAAGGACACAGAAAGCTAAACCCAACACAGCCGCAACCCAGGAACGATGGATCAAGGGGGACAA AGGCGATATGTCAGAGGTAAAGACACAAGCCAATGAGCCAGCCACCGAGAACAAAGCTGCACGGCAAGAAGAAGCAAAAAAGAAGTCTGAACGAGAAAAGAGAGATGCAAAGCGGGACAAATCGCACAGTCCCTCCCGAGGAAGAGACAGGAAGAGGGACAAACATCGCTCCAAAAGCAGAGATAGGGATGCACGGAAAAAGACAGATGATGATGCAGTAAAAAAGAAAGCTCGCAGTCGGAGCAAGAGCaaagaaaagaagagagagaaggaAAAGCACAGCAAAGCGGATGATAAGCGAGGACGCTCAAGCAGCAAAGACAAGAAAGAGAAAGATGCCAAAGAGCGAGAGAAGGAGGGTGAACAAAAAGACAGAAGCAAAGAAAGAACCAAACATCCTGAAGGGAATGATAAGGATAAGTTGAAGGATGTGGAAAAGAAGAAGAATGGAGAGCAGCGACTTGACCGATCTAGAAGCAGAGAAAAGGTTCGTGATGCATCACGCCGGTCCAGATCCAGAGGCCGCGACAAGCATGGCCAATCACATGAGCGAGGCCGTGACCGACGCCACAGCAGCAGTCGAGACAGAAGATCAACTCGCCGGTCGAGAAGCAGAGAGCCAGACAGACGAGACCGCGGGAGAGACGCAGAAGACAGAAACAAGAGGAAGAGTACAGACGAGTCAAAGAGCAAAGAGAGCAGAGGACGAGACAGGAGCTCCCAGAGACAGAGAAGCCGAGAGCGAGATGATCGACAGAGCGGcaggaagaagaaagaaaagagtgacagTGGAAGCAGCGATTCAGAGAGCGATGCCGAGaaacagaagaaaagaaaaaggagcGAGAGTCCGAAATCTAAAGAGAGAGCGAAGGACAAATCTAAAAGTCCAAGTAAAAATGCGAAGAAAAAGGACTCCTCTTCCAGTGACAGCGACTGA
- the klhl41b gene encoding kelch-like protein 41b — MDPKAIKEELRLFQSTLLQDGLKELLNENKFVDCTLKIGDRCFPCHRLIMAACSPYFRELFFSEDGKEKEGSKEVVLDDVDPNIMDMIIQYLYSAEIDLTDDNVQEIFAVANRFQIPSVFTVCVNYLQKKLSLSNCLAVFRLGLVLSVPRLAIAARDFIADRFETVAAEEEFLQLAPHELLALIGGDTLNVEKEEVVFESVMKWVRSDKAKHAKNLAEVFDCIRFRLLPEKFFREKVETDDIIKADPELLKKLQVIKDAFRGKLPEKKPKEKKEGEVNGEAGAEEEEELLPGYLNDNRRIGMYGRDLILMINDTAAVAYDVAENECFLAAIAEQVPKNHVSLCTKKNQLFIVGGLFVDEESKESPLQCYFYQLDTIAADWRAMPPMPSPRCLFSMGESENLLFAIAGKDLQTNESLDSVMCYDTEKMKWHETKKLPLCIHGHSVVSHNNLVYCIGGKTDDNKASNKMFVYNHKQSEWRELAAMKTPRAMFGAVVHKGKIIVTGGVNEEGLTALSETYDFGTNKWDTFTEFPQERSSVNLLSSGGNLFAIGGFAIVELEDKNIGPSEITDIWQYEEDKKTWSGMLREMRYASGSSCVGMRLNAARMPKL, encoded by the exons TACTTCAGAGAGCTCTTCTTCTCCGAGGATGGCAAGGAGAAGGAAGGCAGTAAGGAAGTAGTTCTGGACGACGTTGATCCCAATATCATGGATATGATCATCCAGTACCTGTATTCCGCTGAGATTGACTTGACGGACGACAACGTTCAGGAGATCTTTGCAGTGGCGAACCGTTTCCAGATTCCCTCAGTGTTTACAGTATGTGTGAACTATCTCCAGAAGAAGCTGTCACTGTCTAATTGTCTTGCCGTCTTCAGGCTCGGTCTGGTCCTCAGCGTTCCCAGGCTTGCCATAGCAGCACGCGATTTCATCGCTGACCGCTTTGAAACTGTGGCGGCTGAGGAGGAGTTCCTTCAGCTGGCTCCTCACGAGCTCTTGGCCCTGATTGGTGGAGATACACTTAATGTGGAGAAAGAGGAGGTCGTGTTTGAGTCGGTGATGAAGTGGGTGCGCAGCGACAAGGCCAAGCATGCCAAGAATCTGGCCGAAGTGTTCGATTGCATCCGCTTCCGCCTTCTCCCGGAGAAGTTCTTCAGGGAGAAAGTTGAGACCGATGACATCATCAAGGCAGATCCAGAACTCTTGAAGAAGCTGCAAGTCATCAAAGATGCCTTCAGAGGAAAACTCCCCGAGAAGAAACCCAAAGAGAAGAAGGAAGGAGAGGTGAATGGAGAGGCCGGcgcagaggaggaagaggagctgCTGCCCGGTTACTTGAACGATAATCGTAGAATAGGGATGTACGGACGAGACCTGATCCTCATGATCAATGACACGGCTGCTGTGGCGTATGACGTGGCCGAGAATGAGTGTTTTCTGGCTGCCATAGCAGAGCAGGTGCCAAAGAACCATGTGAGTCTCTGCACCAAGAAGAACCAGCTCTTTATCGTAGGTGGCCTGTTTGTCGATGAAGAAAGTAAGGAGTCTCCTCTGCAGTGCTACTTCTACCAG CTGGACACTATTGCTGCTGATTGGAGGGCAATGCCACCTATGCCCAGCCCTCGATGCCTGTTCAGTATGGGTGAATCTGAAAACCTGCTGTTCGCCATCGCTGGCAAAGACCTGCAGACCAACGAGTCCCTCGACTCCGTCATGTGTTACGACACTGA AAAGATGAAATGGCATGAGACCAAGAAACTTCCTCTATGTATTCACGGCCATTCAGTTGTCTCACATAACAACCTGGTGTACTGCATTGGAGGAAAGACAGATGAcaa CAAAGCCAGCAATAAAATGTTCGTGTACAACCACAAGCAGTCAGAATGGCGAGAACTGGCTGCTATGAAGACGCCAAGAGCGATGTTTGGTGCCGTAGTTCATAAGGGGAAAATCATTGTAACTGGGGGAGTGAATGAGGAAGGACTCACAGCTTTATCTGAAACCTACGATTTTGGAACAAACAA GTGGGACACATTCACAGAGTTCCCTCAGGAGCGCAGCTCGGTGAATCTCTTAAGCAGTGGAGGAAACCTCTTTGCAATTGGTGGCTTTGCTATTGTAGAGCTTGAGGACAAAAACATCGGGCCCTCTGAGATCACTGACATTTGGCA GTATGAAGAAGACAAAAAGACATGGAGCGGCATGCTGAGAGAGATGCGTTACGCTTCCGGCTCTTCCTGCGTTGGAATGCGTCTGAACGCTGCCAGGATGCCCAAACTCTaa